A genomic stretch from Haloferax sp. Atlit-12N includes:
- a CDS encoding tyrosine-type recombinase/integrase, protein MPSDPKQSVATLRKKLRNGTRGGCDRDRELLLDFSDELRLLREDYGHYRHEKLLRHNVRISENADTCLHETLVRERDGDADDEETFYDAKDAAKVVVRWIHSTYDIEDGSQETNRDYRVAFRLFAKHVTRGDDIPDTHSWISTKTSRDYQPEPDEADMLDLERDVEPMIEAARNPRDKALIALQFEGGFRGGELYDMRVEDITDGKHSLKVRVDGKRGEHDVHLIVAVPYVKRWLAEHPGDHEDYLWTKLTEPERFSYTRFLQCFKAAGKRAEIRKPVTPTNFRKSNAYWLSTREKSQAFIEDRQGRARGSPVISRYVAKFSGETQEIQYAAMHGLEAVETETKELAPVTCPRCEKETPRERGFCIHCNQSLDIESKELLDRIGTAIDDKVVEADDADTRRDLLRARRTLDERPAMMDTEELHELASRFSLSDEA, encoded by the coding sequence ATGCCTTCCGACCCGAAGCAGTCGGTCGCCACCCTCCGGAAGAAACTCCGGAACGGAACCCGCGGCGGCTGCGACCGCGACCGTGAACTCCTGCTCGATTTCTCGGACGAACTTCGCCTGCTGCGCGAAGACTACGGCCACTACCGACACGAGAAACTCCTCAGGCACAACGTCCGAATCAGCGAGAACGCAGACACGTGTCTCCATGAGACGCTCGTGCGGGAACGCGACGGCGACGCAGACGACGAGGAGACGTTCTACGACGCCAAGGACGCCGCGAAGGTCGTCGTCCGCTGGATACACAGCACCTACGACATCGAAGACGGCTCCCAAGAGACGAACCGCGACTACCGCGTCGCCTTCCGGCTCTTCGCGAAGCACGTCACCCGCGGGGACGACATCCCGGACACGCACTCGTGGATTTCGACGAAGACCAGCCGGGACTACCAGCCTGAACCCGACGAGGCCGACATGCTCGACCTCGAACGCGACGTCGAGCCGATGATCGAGGCGGCACGGAACCCCCGTGACAAGGCGCTCATCGCGCTGCAGTTCGAGGGCGGCTTCCGCGGCGGCGAACTGTACGACATGCGCGTCGAGGACATCACGGACGGCAAGCACTCGCTGAAGGTCCGCGTCGACGGGAAGCGCGGCGAACACGACGTCCACCTCATCGTGGCCGTCCCGTACGTCAAGCGCTGGCTGGCCGAACACCCCGGCGACCACGAGGACTACCTCTGGACGAAGCTCACCGAACCCGAGCGGTTCAGCTACACGCGCTTCCTCCAATGCTTCAAGGCCGCGGGCAAGCGCGCCGAGATTCGAAAGCCCGTCACGCCGACGAACTTCCGGAAGTCGAACGCCTACTGGCTCTCGACGCGCGAGAAGTCCCAAGCGTTCATCGAGGACCGACAGGGTCGCGCCCGCGGGTCGCCCGTCATCTCCCGGTACGTCGCGAAGTTCTCCGGCGAGACCCAAGAGATTCAGTACGCGGCGATGCACGGCCTCGAAGCCGTCGAGACGGAGACGAAGGAACTCGCGCCCGTCACCTGCCCGCGCTGTGAGAAGGAGACGCCGCGGGAGCGCGGCTTCTGTATCCATTGCAACCAGTCGCTCGACATCGAGTCGAAGGAACTCCTCGACCGCATCGGCACCGCCATCGACGACAAGGTGGTCGAGGCGGACGACGCCGACACGCGTCGGGACCTGCTGCGCGCTCGGCGGACGCTCGACGAGCGCCCGGCGATGATGGACACCGAGGAGCTTCACGAGTTGGCCTCGCGATTCTCTCTTTCCGACGAGGCCTGA
- a CDS encoding Rieske 2Fe-2S domain-containing protein, whose protein sequence is MVDGTRVAAVDDVPENGSYLFTAEDAYSRTKELILVRCDDGPGIEAWPNTCTHENQRFDRGSGAAIRDGEIICPKHGSMFDACSGACENGEAVGTALPDVDIAVADGDVFLTDDEYTYLYEGAARDDEDNAEDDDIPSSTSHIGF, encoded by the coding sequence ATGGTCGATGGAACACGAGTCGCGGCCGTGGACGACGTCCCCGAAAACGGGTCGTACCTGTTCACCGCGGAGGACGCGTATTCGCGGACGAAAGAGCTCATCCTCGTCCGGTGCGACGACGGGCCGGGCATCGAAGCGTGGCCGAACACGTGCACCCACGAGAACCAGCGGTTTGACCGGGGGTCCGGCGCGGCGATACGTGACGGCGAGATCATCTGTCCGAAACACGGGTCGATGTTCGACGCCTGTTCCGGCGCGTGCGAAAACGGCGAAGCGGTAGGTACCGCTCTCCCGGACGTGGATATCGCGGTCGCCGACGGCGACGTTTTCCTGACCGACGACGAGTACACCTATCTCTACGAGGGCGCGGCGCGCGACGACGAGGACAACGCCGAAGACGACGATATTCCGAGTTCGACGTCGCACATCGGGTTTTGA
- a CDS encoding DoxX family protein: MFGRAVRFDYSERWVGYSLFLLRVVMGWTLFQGGITKLVTYLDSDPSNNWTAAGYLANAIPEGNPLMGLWSSMAGSPLIDMLNMWGLTLAGLALILGAFVRFSAFWGAVMMLFYWAAALEGGILAGLPLAHGWVVDDHIVYAVLLFGLGAFGAGRILGVDAYLENMEFVRRNRWMSLVMG; this comes from the coding sequence ATGTTCGGACGCGCGGTACGATTCGACTACTCGGAGCGGTGGGTGGGCTACTCGCTTTTCCTCCTCAGAGTGGTGATGGGGTGGACGCTGTTCCAAGGTGGTATCACGAAGCTCGTAACCTACCTCGATTCGGACCCCTCGAACAACTGGACTGCGGCGGGCTACCTCGCCAACGCGATTCCCGAGGGGAACCCCCTGATGGGGCTGTGGAGTTCGATGGCGGGGAGCCCGCTCATCGACATGCTGAATATGTGGGGCTTGACACTCGCGGGATTAGCCCTCATCCTCGGCGCGTTCGTCCGATTCAGCGCCTTCTGGGGCGCGGTCATGATGCTGTTCTACTGGGCGGCGGCACTCGAAGGCGGCATCCTCGCCGGGCTCCCGCTGGCTCACGGCTGGGTCGTCGATGACCACATCGTCTACGCGGTGTTGCTGTTCGGCCTCGGCGCGTTCGGCGCGGGACGCATCCTCGGCGTCGATGCCTACCTCGAAAACATGGAGTTCGTGCGGCGTAACCGGTGGATGAGTCTCGTCATGGGCTAA
- the dph5 gene encoding diphthine synthase yields the protein MLTFIGLGLYDERSITVEGREALADADRAFAEFYTSHLVGATVEELEAYHDIDIEVRDRAGVEQDPEPILDAAEDEHVAFLTAGDTMISTTHVDLRLRAEERGIETRLVHGVTAQSAASGLTGLQNYRFGKAVTLPFPYVHGGDPVPKSVVDSLEANRELGLHTLVYLDIKVDWEGRRGVEVDGDQYMTADYAAELFAEHWDGDALGVAVCRAGSPVPVVASDRLSALAERDFGEPLHMLIIPGEVHHVEADALSALGGAPEELFDDEN from the coding sequence ATGCTCACCTTCATCGGTCTCGGTCTGTACGACGAGCGCTCCATCACCGTCGAAGGGCGAGAGGCGCTCGCGGACGCCGACCGCGCCTTCGCGGAGTTCTACACGAGTCACCTCGTCGGCGCGACCGTCGAGGAACTCGAAGCCTACCACGACATCGACATTGAGGTCCGCGACCGCGCCGGCGTCGAACAGGACCCCGAGCCGATACTCGACGCCGCGGAGGACGAACACGTCGCGTTCCTCACCGCCGGCGACACGATGATTTCGACCACGCATGTCGACTTGCGCCTCCGAGCCGAAGAACGCGGTATCGAGACGCGACTCGTCCACGGCGTGACCGCCCAGTCCGCCGCCAGCGGCCTGACTGGACTCCAGAACTACCGCTTCGGGAAGGCCGTGACGCTCCCGTTCCCGTACGTTCACGGCGGCGACCCGGTTCCGAAGAGCGTCGTCGACTCGCTCGAAGCGAACCGCGAACTCGGCTTGCACACGCTGGTCTACCTCGACATCAAGGTCGACTGGGAGGGTCGTCGCGGTGTCGAGGTCGATGGCGACCAGTACATGACCGCCGACTACGCCGCCGAACTCTTCGCCGAACACTGGGACGGCGACGCCCTCGGCGTGGCCGTCTGCCGGGCCGGGAGTCCGGTCCCGGTCGTCGCCTCGGACCGGTTGTCGGCGCTCGCCGAGCGCGACTTCGGCGAACCGCTGCACATGCTCATTATCCCCGGTGAGGTCCATCACGTCGAAGCCGACGCGCTCTCGGCGCTCGGCGGCGCGCCCGAGGAACTGTTCGACGACGAAAACTGA